Proteins encoded in a region of the Stieleria neptunia genome:
- a CDS encoding cytochrome c: MKTRNRTLPVAIMLGGSVLVSAHSYIALGEEKRAPAPKFSADATKGVFFDSVGDAIRGERPTLQALRKKNAQASKVVVDTPQDGGDAKAGPWDKLISPTSIEDEIKRVKLHYDSVVTQPGPFKSGGYEEARLDLMVMSSLFAIISEYDGDVRWKKDAAVARDLLGRTAFNCNAGTNQVFNEARARKDDLQDLLSGTGLRGGKAAETNDWASIADRAPLMEYAELLKEQLRNATSNADDVKAEPNDVRRPAELLAILGRILVKEGMDDSDDADYVALSEAMAKAAQGVTRGLELDDYDAIGRAVGAVTQSCDDCHGQYR; this comes from the coding sequence ATGAAGACCCGAAATCGCACTTTACCCGTCGCCATCATGCTGGGTGGTTCGGTGCTCGTTTCTGCTCATTCGTACATTGCGTTGGGCGAAGAAAAACGTGCCCCGGCGCCAAAATTTTCTGCCGACGCGACCAAGGGCGTCTTCTTTGATTCGGTCGGGGATGCGATTCGCGGAGAGCGACCGACGTTGCAAGCGTTGCGAAAGAAGAATGCTCAGGCGTCGAAAGTGGTTGTCGACACGCCCCAGGACGGGGGTGATGCGAAGGCCGGCCCCTGGGACAAGTTGATTTCCCCGACCTCGATCGAAGACGAAATCAAACGGGTGAAATTGCACTACGACTCCGTTGTCACCCAGCCGGGACCGTTCAAGAGCGGAGGCTATGAGGAGGCTCGGTTGGATCTGATGGTGATGAGCAGTTTGTTTGCGATCATCAGCGAATACGACGGCGATGTTCGCTGGAAAAAGGATGCGGCGGTCGCACGTGACCTGCTGGGGCGAACGGCGTTCAACTGCAACGCGGGCACGAACCAGGTGTTCAACGAAGCACGGGCGCGAAAGGACGATTTGCAAGACCTGCTTTCGGGCACCGGTCTAAGAGGCGGCAAGGCCGCCGAGACCAACGACTGGGCTTCGATCGCCGACCGCGCCCCGTTGATGGAATACGCCGAGTTGCTCAAGGAGCAATTGCGGAACGCGACCAGCAACGCCGATGACGTCAAAGCGGAACCGAACGATGTCCGCCGCCCCGCCGAACTGCTGGCGATCTTGGGCCGAATCCTGGTCAAGGAAGGCATGGACGACTCGGACGACGCCGACTACGTGGCGCTCAGTGAAGCGATGGCCAAAGCCGCGCAGGGAGTGACGCGAGGGTTAGAACTGGACGATTACGACGCGATCGGCAGAGCCGTCGGTGCGGTCACCCAGTCATGCGACGATTGTCACGGCCAATACCGTTGA